The following proteins are co-located in the Eptesicus fuscus isolate TK198812 chromosome 9, DD_ASM_mEF_20220401, whole genome shotgun sequence genome:
- the LDLRAD2 gene encoding LOW QUALITY PROTEIN: low-density lipoprotein receptor class A domain-containing protein 2 (The sequence of the model RefSeq protein was modified relative to this genomic sequence to represent the inferred CDS: inserted 2 bases in 1 codon; substituted 1 base at 1 genomic stop codon) encodes MGQKRGRGTGCCFVAQDTDCGLWLRAXGPRDRIRFQFRFFLVYNLTSASRAPQEPKASTPASLSNACAPGSYLQFYVGPPGVPWPRGTPLXGLTIPAPMRSTREFLGLRLVTRGRQPHVDFVGEVTSFRLGSRGPDFRCRNSRYIPLSLVCDLWGMDNRGDGSDQASWPPGNCRGPSPMLSLEGSTEAGTSRPPTVSLAPGSAGSRLQKVALASSLLLASAGLLTGLLWCCCSSSQLAQRAGAVASALAAPSATQVLARWPLVDCSRLALKSFCYPEEGGKGHCDALCS; translated from the exons ATgggccaaaa ACGTGGCAGGGGGACGGGCTGCTGCTTCGTGGCCCAGGACACGGACTGCGGGCTTTGGCTGCGTGC CGGCCCCCGCGACAGGATCCGCTTCCAGTTCCGCTTCTTCCTGGTCTACAACCTGACCTCGGCGTCTCGGGCACCCCAGGAGCCCAAGGCTTCCACCCCAGCATCGTTGTCCAACGCCTGCGCCCCTGGTTCCTACCTGCAGTTCTATGTGGGTCCGCCAGGAGTGCCCTGGCCCCGGGGCACCCCTCTCTGAGGCCTGACCATCCCCGCCCCGATGAGGTCCACCAGGGAGTTCCTTGGCCTGCGCCTGGTCACCAGAGGTCGCCAGCCCCACGTGGACTTCGTGGGAGAAGTCACCTCTTTCCGTTTGG GCTCCCGTGGTCCCGATTTCCGCTGTCGGAATAGCAGGTACATCCCCCTGAGTCTGGTGTGCGATCTCTGGGGCATGGACAACCGTGGCGATGGCAGTGACCAGGCTTCCTGGCCACCAGGCAACTGCAGAG GTCCCTCTCCGATGCTCAGCCTGGAGGGGAGTACAGAGGCTGGTACCTCCAGGCCCCCGACTGTCTCCCTAGCTCCCGGGTCAGCAG GTTCCCGGCTACAGAAGGTGGCGCTGGCCTCCTCGCTGCTCCTGGCCTCTGCTGGCCTCCTCACTGGCCTCCTCTGGTGCTGTTGCTCCTCCAGCCAGCTGGCCCAGAGGGCTGGTGCCGTGGCCTCTGCTTTAGCTGCACCATCTGCCACAcaggtcctggccaggtggcccctGGTGGACTGCAGCCGA TTGGCACTAAAGAGCTTTTGCTACCCAGAGGAGGGTGGCAAAGGCCATTGCGACGCCCTCTGCTCCTAG